A section of the Kiritimatiellia bacterium genome encodes:
- a CDS encoding Xaa-Pro peptidase family protein, with translation MAYLDKKESNVRAANLRKIMKAKALDAVLVYYDEFNIGNGWYLTGWCPQFECGAVLVPARGAPLILGGPESEPFAKLDSAITDTRNFPVFMVPDEEYPNAVITDFKALFNEMKKRLGRLKKIGLVGGGRMPADCSRQIAAGFKSVRLVDITEAFVRLRYIKSPWERSQIRAAFKLADCAYAAMKKTVAPGVSEIEVAAAGEYAVRRRGASGFGFTAIVGSGRRSNAVVPTASSKKMTNGELVMIGIAPKVRGYAGVVGDVLAVNGKYTARQKECVKHLKEAFCLTREALAAGRPGCEIDAPARAYFTKVGLSKYLVCPFVHTIGLHEAESPFFGPNSKDVLKPGMTVCVDVSFFGHPEFNGVRIETGYEISNKGIIPLSPSMDTHFTV, from the coding sequence ATGGCCTATCTGGATAAAAAAGAAAGCAATGTCCGCGCCGCCAACCTCCGCAAAATCATGAAAGCAAAAGCCCTTGACGCGGTCCTCGTTTATTACGACGAATTCAACATCGGCAACGGCTGGTATCTGACGGGATGGTGTCCGCAGTTTGAATGCGGCGCGGTCCTGGTGCCGGCCAGGGGCGCGCCGTTAATTCTGGGCGGACCGGAAAGCGAGCCTTTCGCCAAGCTGGACAGCGCCATTACCGATACCAGGAATTTCCCGGTCTTCATGGTGCCCGACGAGGAATATCCCAATGCCGTCATCACGGATTTCAAGGCGCTTTTCAATGAAATGAAAAAGCGCCTGGGCAGGTTAAAGAAAATCGGCCTGGTGGGCGGCGGGCGGATGCCGGCCGACTGTTCCCGTCAGATTGCGGCCGGATTTAAAAGCGTCCGGCTGGTTGACATAACGGAAGCTTTTGTACGTTTGCGCTATATTAAATCGCCATGGGAAAGATCGCAAATCCGCGCGGCTTTTAAGCTGGCCGACTGTGCATATGCGGCCATGAAAAAGACGGTCGCGCCCGGAGTGTCTGAAATTGAGGTGGCGGCCGCCGGTGAGTATGCCGTCCGCCGCCGCGGCGCGAGCGGTTTTGGATTCACCGCGATTGTGGGAAGCGGCCGGCGCTCCAACGCCGTTGTGCCCACCGCCAGCTCAAAAAAAATGACAAACGGAGAACTGGTCATGATCGGCATTGCGCCGAAAGTGCGGGGATACGCGGGTGTGGTTGGCGACGTGCTGGCGGTCAACGGGAAATACACTGCCCGGCAGAAGGAGTGCGTAAAACATCTGAAAGAAGCCTTTTGTCTTACAAGGGAGGCTTTGGCGGCCGGCAGGCCCGGCTGTGAGATTGACGCGCCGGCCCGGGCCTATTTCACGAAAGTCGGCCTGTCAAAATATCTTGTCTGCCCGTTCGTGCATACCATCGGTCTGCACGAGGCGGAATCGCCGTTCTTCGGCCCCAACAGCAAGGACGTGCTCAAGCCCGGCATGACGGTCTGTGTTGACGTAAGCTTCTTCGGGCATCCGGAATTTAACGGGGTCCGGATTGAAACGGGCTATGAAATTTCCAATAAAGGCATTATTCCTTTGAGTCCGTCAATGGACACGCATTTTACCGTCTGA
- a CDS encoding protein-L-isoaspartate(D-aspartate) O-methyltransferase, which produces MSKTFLPGIFLVMQLFFNADYAASQNRQSADTGDWPEEREAMVRTLRAHGMRDERVLAAMAKVRRHMFIPENYRRRSDAYGDYPCPIGYDQTISQPYIVAYMTEKIKPEPGEKILEIGAGSGYQAAVLAECGAEVYSMEIVPALARHAQAALKKEGYNKVHVLAGDGYKGWPEHAPFNAIIVTCAPEDIPGALVDQLKDRGRMILPLGSAFQRLVILRKKDGKIFKEEDIPVRFVPMVKH; this is translated from the coding sequence GTGAGCAAAACTTTTTTACCGGGTATTTTCCTTGTCATGCAATTGTTTTTTAACGCGGATTATGCCGCCTCTCAAAACCGGCAGAGTGCGGACACCGGCGATTGGCCGGAAGAAAGGGAGGCGATGGTCAGGACTTTGCGCGCCCACGGCATGCGGGACGAACGCGTGCTCGCGGCCATGGCCAAAGTGCGGCGCCACATGTTCATCCCGGAAAATTACCGCCGCCGGAGCGACGCCTACGGCGATTACCCATGCCCCATCGGTTATGACCAGACCATTTCCCAGCCGTATATTGTCGCGTACATGACCGAAAAAATCAAACCCGAGCCGGGCGAAAAAATCCTGGAAATCGGCGCCGGATCGGGGTACCAGGCCGCCGTTCTGGCGGAGTGCGGCGCCGAAGTCTACAGCATGGAAATCGTGCCCGCACTGGCGCGCCACGCGCAGGCGGCATTGAAGAAGGAAGGCTATAACAAAGTCCATGTTCTGGCCGGAGACGGATATAAGGGCTGGCCCGAACACGCGCCTTTTAACGCCATCATCGTTACATGCGCCCCGGAAGATATTCCCGGGGCGCTGGTTGACCAGTTGAAAGACAGAGGCCGGATGATCCTACCGCTGGGAAGCGCGTTCCAGCGCCTGGTCATCCTGCGGAAAAAGGACGGCAAAATTTTCAAGGAGGAAGATATTCCGGTCAGGTTCGTGCCGATGGTCAAACATTAG
- a CDS encoding transcription antitermination factor NusB, with product MRNLSSRAVAAQIIARWLATGDFPNRILNSAPPSGAFVTEVVQGVVRWKRFLEWVIRQHVKSMPPPSLKSILLTGLYQILIMQNEADYAAVNETVKLTKSDFSKKQTDFVNAVLRRCAAERDSIAKAANKLPPGIRHSHPDLLLKRWTKARGAKATLRLCAWNNTRPDVFIKINLLRSPGLVRSFAAQLKRRGVLPSANFDGYFLLPRGLRIEDLPGYAEGMFLVIAPFAANAIDLLAPRPDENILDSCAAPGGKTFLIAEKMRFSGKLQAFDVSEDRILIMKTNFQRLQISDFAAIKKQNILGPMPADNRKYDRILADVPCSNTGVIRRKPDVRWRFSLNGLNLIVKTQTKMLDRLAPLLKPGGTLVYSTCSLEPEENRGQITKWLAKHPDFRLAGERSFFPPDSGTDGGYAAAITRR from the coding sequence GTGAGAAATCTTTCTTCGCGTGCTGTTGCCGCGCAAATCATCGCCCGCTGGCTGGCCACGGGCGATTTTCCGAATCGCATCCTGAATTCCGCCCCCCCGTCCGGCGCTTTTGTGACCGAAGTCGTCCAGGGGGTCGTTCGCTGGAAACGTTTCCTGGAATGGGTTATCCGGCAACACGTCAAAAGTATGCCCCCACCCTCTTTGAAATCCATCCTGCTGACAGGGTTGTACCAGATACTGATAATGCAAAATGAGGCCGATTACGCCGCGGTCAACGAAACGGTGAAGCTGACAAAAAGCGATTTTTCCAAAAAACAAACCGACTTTGTCAACGCCGTTCTGCGGCGCTGCGCCGCCGAAAGGGATTCCATCGCGAAGGCGGCAAACAAACTGCCGCCCGGCATCAGGCATTCCCATCCCGATCTTTTGTTGAAACGCTGGACAAAAGCCCGCGGCGCGAAGGCAACCCTGCGGCTCTGCGCATGGAACAACACGCGGCCGGATGTTTTCATAAAAATCAACCTTTTGCGGTCCCCCGGCCTTGTCCGCTCTTTTGCCGCGCAACTGAAGCGGCGCGGCGTTTTGCCGTCCGCAAATTTTGACGGTTATTTTCTCCTGCCCCGCGGCCTGCGGATAGAAGATTTGCCGGGTTACGCCGAAGGCATGTTCCTGGTGATAGCCCCCTTTGCCGCCAACGCCATTGACCTGCTGGCCCCCCGGCCGGATGAAAACATACTGGATTCCTGCGCCGCGCCGGGCGGCAAGACGTTTCTGATCGCCGAAAAAATGCGTTTTTCCGGAAAATTACAGGCGTTTGACGTCAGCGAAGACCGTATCCTGATAATGAAAACCAATTTTCAGCGGTTGCAAATATCTGATTTTGCGGCAATCAAAAAACAAAATATTCTCGGCCCCATGCCCGCTGACAACCGGAAATACGACCGCATCCTGGCCGATGTTCCCTGTTCAAACACCGGCGTCATCCGCCGCAAGCCGGATGTCCGCTGGCGTTTCAGTCTGAACGGGCTGAATTTGATTGTAAAAACCCAGACAAAAATGCTTGACCGGCTCGCGCCGCTCCTCAAGCCCGGCGGAACTCTGGTCTACAGCACCTGCAGCCTGGAGCCGGAAGAAAACCGGGGGCAAATAACGAAATGGCTGGCGAAGCATCCTGATTTCCGCCTGGCCGGCGAGCGCAGTTTTTTTCCGCCGGACAGCGGCACGGACGGAGGTTATGCGGCGGCAATCACGAGAAGATAG
- the argS gene encoding arginine--tRNA ligase — MKTLSIEKMNVPANMLLTDWMRLNFKRAFPDADHGAVPLHVTHATRPEFGDYQCNAAMTLAKVLKMPPRAVAAQIIEKAVPQDWVAKMEVAGAGFINIFLSDEWLARRAEEIGRDPERGVPKSGHGRVVIIDYSSPNVAKPMHIGHIRSTVIGNALDRIHRFLGYRVISDNHLGDWGTQFGIIIMGYRNFLNQNALQNSPVEELERVYVKSYEKTAQDKDWMEQCRRELVKLQAGDRENTALWEQFVKFSMEEFDKIYRRLDVKFDFVRGESFYHKKLPPLISALAEKNIIRESEGALVAFLDENKLPPAIVRKSDGAFNYLATDIATVLSRNEEFQPEKIIYVTDERQQLHFKQLFAVCRRMGIKTGLEHVWFGLMRLPQGTFSTREGNVIKLEKLLDEAEARAFELVREINPEMPAEEQKEVARAVGIGAVKYADLCQNPQSVVTFNWDKAMALNGNSAPYLQYTYARIRSVENKYFAAFPQKDFHSFDILLKEPQERNLALILARFAEIVPLAAQLYKPNVLADYLYQLASEYNLFYQNVPFLKAADGIRESRVRLGSIIAGVLKQGLQLLGIDTPERI; from the coding sequence ATGAAGACGCTAAGCATTGAGAAGATGAATGTCCCGGCCAACATGTTATTGACGGACTGGATGCGCCTTAATTTCAAAAGGGCCTTCCCGGATGCTGATCACGGAGCCGTCCCGCTGCACGTTACCCACGCTACCCGCCCGGAATTCGGCGATTATCAATGCAACGCCGCCATGACTTTGGCGAAGGTCCTGAAAATGCCCCCGCGTGCCGTCGCCGCGCAAATAATTGAAAAAGCCGTGCCGCAAGACTGGGTGGCTAAGATGGAAGTGGCCGGCGCCGGCTTCATTAATATTTTTCTCTCCGATGAATGGCTTGCCCGGCGGGCGGAGGAAATCGGCCGCGACCCGGAACGCGGCGTGCCAAAAAGCGGCCATGGCCGCGTCGTTATCATTGATTATTCCAGCCCCAATGTGGCCAAACCCATGCACATCGGGCATATCCGTTCAACCGTTATCGGCAACGCGCTGGACCGGATTCACCGTTTTCTGGGCTATCGGGTCATTTCCGACAACCACCTCGGCGATTGGGGCACCCAGTTCGGCATCATCATCATGGGATACCGCAATTTCCTCAATCAAAATGCCCTGCAAAACTCGCCGGTTGAGGAACTGGAGCGGGTTTACGTCAAAAGTTATGAAAAAACCGCGCAGGATAAGGACTGGATGGAGCAGTGCCGCCGGGAACTGGTAAAGTTGCAGGCCGGCGACCGGGAAAACACCGCCCTCTGGGAACAGTTTGTAAAATTTTCCATGGAGGAATTTGACAAGATTTATCGGCGGCTCGATGTAAAATTTGATTTTGTCCGCGGCGAAAGTTTTTACCATAAAAAATTGCCCCCCCTGATATCTGCACTCGCCGAAAAAAACATAATCCGGGAAAGCGAAGGCGCGCTGGTCGCATTTCTGGATGAAAACAAGCTGCCCCCCGCCATCGTCCGGAAAAGCGACGGGGCGTTTAATTATCTGGCAACCGATATCGCCACCGTGCTCAGCCGGAACGAAGAATTTCAGCCGGAAAAAATCATTTATGTAACCGACGAAAGGCAGCAACTGCATTTCAAGCAGCTTTTCGCCGTCTGCCGGCGGATGGGCATAAAAACCGGCCTGGAGCATGTCTGGTTCGGCCTGATGCGCCTGCCGCAGGGAACCTTTTCAACCCGCGAGGGCAATGTCATCAAATTGGAAAAATTGCTGGATGAAGCCGAAGCGCGCGCTTTTGAGCTGGTCCGGGAAATCAACCCGGAAATGCCGGCCGAAGAACAGAAAGAAGTTGCGCGCGCCGTGGGCATCGGCGCGGTCAAATACGCCGACCTCTGCCAGAATCCGCAAAGCGTCGTTACTTTCAACTGGGACAAGGCCATGGCGTTGAACGGCAATTCTGCCCCTTACCTGCAGTATACCTATGCCCGTATCCGCAGCGTGGAAAACAAATATTTCGCCGCGTTTCCGCAAAAAGACTTTCATTCATTTGATATTCTTTTAAAAGAGCCCCAGGAACGGAACTTGGCGCTCATCCTGGCCCGCTTTGCGGAAATTGTCCCGCTCGCGGCGCAACTTTACAAGCCGAACGTCCTGGCCGATTATCTTTACCAATTGGCTTCCGAGTATAACCTTTTTTATCAGAATGTTCCTTTCCTGAAGGCCGCCGACGGTATTCGCGAAAGCCGCGTCCGCCTGGGGAGCATCATCGCCGGGGTTTTGAAGCAGGGGCTCCAGCTTCTGGGAATTGACACGCCTGAGAGAATTTGA
- a CDS encoding thymidylate synthase, translating into MQNIPVLNVSEATLAEAYEKALIALHMHGIPFQTQYDKPGDPPSLDCTMNITVLEPLTDPMIHKAFPGGIEDLREYVMEVQGAKDHWVKNMNDADDTRWEYTYHGRLKNYGQWREIHDNRSSPAGHFSVDQIEGVIKKLVSQPFTRQAQMITWMPNIDLECYDPPCLQSLWYRIVEDRQGGRWLNCNIRFRSNDAWGAAFMNMFGFIIFNKEVIAAEVGRRSGREVQLGRLNWQVDSFHIYGKDIESAKQRLFDRLPLTKFEDRVFHFHAPEIREIYDQAEPAILEKIRHEDAKH; encoded by the coding sequence ATGCAAAATATACCTGTTTTGAACGTAAGCGAAGCAACTTTGGCGGAAGCTTATGAAAAAGCGCTGATTGCGCTGCATATGCACGGCATCCCGTTCCAAACCCAATACGACAAGCCGGGCGATCCGCCCAGCCTGGATTGCACGATGAACATCACCGTGCTGGAGCCGTTGACTGATCCGATGATTCACAAGGCGTTTCCGGGCGGGATTGAAGATTTACGCGAATACGTCATGGAGGTCCAGGGCGCCAAGGATCACTGGGTCAAAAACATGAATGACGCCGACGACACGCGCTGGGAATACACCTACCACGGCCGCCTTAAAAATTACGGGCAGTGGCGCGAAATTCACGACAACCGTTCGTCGCCGGCCGGCCATTTTTCCGTGGACCAGATTGAAGGCGTGATAAAAAAACTGGTGAGCCAGCCTTTCACCCGCCAGGCCCAGATGATCACCTGGATGCCGAATATTGACCTGGAATGCTACGATCCGCCCTGCCTGCAGTCGCTCTGGTACCGCATCGTTGAAGACCGGCAAGGAGGCCGCTGGCTGAACTGCAATATCCGTTTCCGGAGCAACGACGCATGGGGCGCCGCTTTTATGAATATGTTCGGCTTCATCATTTTCAATAAGGAAGTGATCGCCGCCGAGGTGGGCCGCCGTTCCGGACGCGAAGTGCAGTTGGGACGCCTGAACTGGCAGGTTGATTCTTTTCATATTTACGGCAAGGATATTGAAAGCGCAAAACAGCGCTTGTTTGACCGCCTGCCCCTGACCAAGTTTGAAGACCGGGTTTTCCACTTCCATGCCCCGGAGATACGCGAAATTTACGACCAGGCTGAACCCGCGATCCTTGAAAAGATACGGCATGAAGACGCTAAGCATTGA